Proteins found in one Oncorhynchus keta strain PuntledgeMale-10-30-2019 chromosome 2, Oket_V2, whole genome shotgun sequence genomic segment:
- the LOC118361275 gene encoding opioid growth factor receptor-like protein 1 codes for MGNLMGSLRYKEPRTVEECDSTWESDSESDEQPGDEDSGISECVSRFETGRCGEQANMSPKPSDSKSSTKMKRSFYAAKDLYKYRHSYPNYKAPRLPNDYRNLRFYLNKIPLIPDGIFIEEILTKWRGNYDKLEHNHTYIQWLFPLREQGLNFYAQELTQEEIKEFQSTREAKRRFLLAYTLMLDFYGIKLLDKSGNVARASNWQERFQHLNESQHNYLRITRILKSLGELGFEDFKAPLVRLLLDEALCRGTLPNMLHSTLEYYVYTIRLRSHRRSLLRYARQHYQPANTFLWGPPARRRGAEAGPGGRVAEPTPERERRGGDPHRACSPLPKKDSVGGGGGGGDGKGTKGYTVSTKTLQEGVMERGRGDRCKYIETVPL; via the exons ATGGGAAATCTGATGGGCAGTTTGCGCTACAAGGAGCCGAGAACTGTGGAGGAATGCGACTCGACATGGGAGTCAGACTCGGAAAGCGACGAGCAGCCGGGTGATGAGGACAGCGGGATATCGGAGTGTGTCAGCCGGTTTGAGACAGGGAGATGCGGCGAACAGGCGAACATGTCCCCGAAG CCCTCTGACTCTAAGTCCAGCACCAAGATGAAGAGGAGTTTTTATGCTGCAAAGGATCTTTACAAATATCGCCACAGCTACCCG aACTACAAGGCGCCCCGGCTACCTAATGACTACCGCAACCTCCGCTTCTACCTGAACAAGATCCCTCTAATACCAGAcg GCATCTTCATTGAGGAGATCCTGACCAAATGGAGAGGAAATTATGACAAACTGGAGCACAATCACACCTACATACAGTG GCTTTTCCCTCTGAGGGAGCAAGGGCTCAACTTCTATGCTCAAGAACTCACTCAGGAGGAGATCAAG GAATTCCAAAGCACTCGGGAGGCCAAGCGGCGATTTCTGCTGGCGTACACACTCATGCTGGATTTTTATGGGATCAAACTCCTGGATAAAAGTGGGAATGTCGCCCGAGCTTCCAACTGGCAAGAACGCTTTCAGCACCTCAATGA gtcCCAGCATAACTATCTGCGAATCACACGCATCCTCAAGTCTCTGGGTGAGCTGGGCTTTGAGGACTTCAAGGCCCCCCTGGTGCGTCTCCTGCTGGACGAGGCTCTGTGCCGGGGCACCCTGCCCAACATGCTGCACAGCACCCTAGAGTATTACGTCTACACCATCCGCCTCCGCTCCCACCGCCGCAGCCTGCTCCGGTACGCCCGCCAGCACTACCAGCCGGCCAACACCTTCCTCTGGGGGCCCCCggccaggaggagaggagctgaggcAGGGCCAGGAGGAAGGGTGGCAGAACCCAccccagagagggagaggagaggaggagaccccCATAGGGCTTGTAGTCCACTTCCGAAGAAGGACTCAGtgggaggtgggggtgggggaggagatgggaagGGAACCAAGGGCTATACCGTCTCCACCAAAACCCTCCAGGAGGGGGTGATGGAGAGGGGTAGGGGGGACAGGTGCAAGTACATTGAGACTGTTCCACTGTAG